The genomic window CTGAATCAACCTCTCAGCAACATCCGCCAGCAGGTTGAAGAGATTCAGCTTTCCGGCCCCGTCAGCTGGCCTTCGGCCGCCAGACGATATCCGTCACCTTGAGTTTCTTCGGCACGATCTTCAGATCGTAGAATTCGTCGGCCAGCGCCTGCTGGTAGGCGATGGCTTCATCCGGGACCAGCGACACCCGCCCGAGATCGGCGCCCGGTCGCGTCAGCGAGACCTTGGTGACATCCTCCGGAACGCCCGTGATCGCCGCCAGCGACTTCGCGGTCGCGTCGATATTGGCCTGCGCCTTCGCGCCGACACTTGCGAGTTCCTTGAGGATCAGCGGCACGAGATCGGGATTGCCTTCAACGAAGTCGCCATTGGCGAGGAAATAGCTCCAGGGATCAACAATGCCTTCTGCGGTGGAAAGAACCCGCGTCGTCGGCTCCTTTTCCGCCACGGCAAAATAGGGATCCCAGATCGACCATGCATCGATGCTGCCGCTACGGAAGGCGGCGGCTGCATCCGGGGGGGCAAGATCGACGGGCGTGATGTCGGCCAATGTCAGCCCCGCCTTTCGCAGCGCCTTGACGGTGACATTATGGGCGCTGGAGCCGCGCTTGAAGGCGACCTTCTTGCCTTTCAGGTCTTCCAGTGTCTTCAGCGGCGAATCCCTCTGCACGAGGATGGCCGACCCGCCGGCCGCTGCCTTGTAGGTGCCGACGTAACGCAGATTACCGCCGGCGGCCTGCGCGAAAAGCGGCGGCACATCGCCGGTCGGCCCGATATCCAGCGCGCCTGCGCCCAGCGCTTCGAGCAGCGGCGGCCCGGAGGAAAACTCCGACCATTTGACCTCGATGCCGCGATCCTTCAACAAGGCCTCCAGCGCACCCTGGCTTTTCGCCAGCGCAATCACGCCATTCTTCTGCCAGCCGATCCGCAATGTGGTCGTCGCGGCCGAAGCGCGGCGGATATGCGGCAGAAACACCGCCCCCGTCGCACCTGCAAGCAGTCCCAATGTTCCGCGTCGTGTGATCATATCGATATCCCTCGCTGTTGCCATCATCAGATATTAAAAGCGTAGATATTCGAGGGATTTTATCAAAATCCCACTTTGCGCGGATACGGCGTGGAGAGAATTGAATGTGCGAATTTGCCTGATAGGGCGGAATAAGATTGTCGTGCCTTCATGATGCATATCGGATGACCTTCCGGTAGGATCGGCCACTCGCGCGCCAGATCAATGGGGGAAAGCGTGCCCTAAATAAAAATGCCCTCCCCGGCGACCGGAAAGGGCATCGATCAAAAACCTGATCAGCGGCGGATCATTCTTCGCCGGATTTGGGATTATCCAGCAGCATGTAATCGAGCGGCAGTTCCGTCGTATATTTGATCTGCTCCATGGCAAAGGCGGAGGACACGTCGCGGATTTCGATCTTGGCGATCATCCGCTTGTAGAAGGCGTCATAGGCCGCGATATCAGGCACAACGACGCGTAGCAGATAGTCGACATCGCCGCTCATACGGTAGAACTCAACGACCTCAGGAAACTCGGAAACCACCTCGGAGAAACGCTTCAGCCACTCGATGGAGTGCGAAGCGGTGCGGATGGAGACGAAAACCGTGACCTTGGTGTTGACCTTCACGGGATCGAGCAAGGCCACACGCCGGCGGATAACGCCGTCTTCCTCCATCTTCTGGATACGCCGCCAACAGGGCGTCGTGGAGAGGCCGACCTTTTTCGCCAGATCGGCAACGGCCAGCGTGGAATCCTCTTGCAGAATGCGCAAAATCTTACGGTCTAGGCGATCCAATGCGTCTATCCTCCTGAATTAATTTCCTTTCAATACACTAATTTTTACAGAAAAACAGAAAATTGTTTCACTAAACTCGCATTTCCACATGTTGTCGTAGAACCGGAAGCAGCTCGTACGTGAACCACGGGTTCTTTTTCAGCCAGCCCGTGTTGCGCCAACTCGGATGCGGCAGAGGCAAAATGCCGGGGCCGGAATTGGCATGGAGGTAGCTGCGCCAGTTCTGCACCGTTTCGGTCATGGTTTTATGCCGCCTTTCGCCGAGGTGAAAAGCCTGCGCATATTGTCCGATAGCCAGGATCAGCTCCACCTGCGGCATTGCCGTCATCACCCGCTCACGCCATAAGGGCGCACATTCCCGCCGTGGCGGCAGATCGCCCCCCTTGTCATCATAACCGGGAAAACAGAAACCCATGGGCACGACGGCGAAACGGTCCGGGTCGTAGAACGTCTCCCGATCGACATCGAGCCATTGCCGCAGCCTGTCGCCAGAGGCATCGTTGAAGGGTATGCCGGTTTCGTGCACACGCAGCCCCGGCGCCTGCCCGGCGATCAGAATTTTAGCCTTCGTCGAGATCACGACCACCGGCCGCGGTTCATGCGGCAGGCGATCAGCCATTCCCTTCAGCGGTGCGTCGCGACAGAGACGACAGCGGGCGATCTCGCCACGCAGCCCATCCAGCCTGTCATTCAGTAACCACTGGGATCGCTCTGCCTCAGCCATGATCCCACCCCAGAAGATGGCGGATGACGGTCAAAAAGCCCGCTGCCGGCGTTTCCAGATCCGCTGCCCGGTGCTCACGACGCCACTCGGAGGGTTTTTCGAATTCTCCGGCCCAGATACCCCGCTCCTCCCGCCGTGCCCTCGCCTGCTCGGCGGAAAACTGGAAATAACCTGATGCGACGGCAAAGCCCGCCGAGACCATTTCCGAGGACACATCCTTGCCATCAGCCGTACAATAAACGAGCTGTCGCCCGTAACGGTCCCTCGAGCTGCCGGAACAGGAGAAATCCCGCGCCGTCACCAGCCGTTGCAGCGCCCCGCGCGCCTCCACCCCGCAGGGCCAGCTCTCACCGCCGCGCAGGCAT from Agrobacterium tumefaciens includes these protein-coding regions:
- a CDS encoding thermonuclease family protein encodes the protein MRRNGGRRGRFSAIRDGGLFLATVFFGILIAAKLDQINSETHVGRFFVIDGDTLSKGDERFRLLGIDAPELAQTCLRGGESWPCGVEARGALQRLVTARDFSCSGSSRDRYGRQLVYCTADGKDVSSEMVSAGFAVASGYFQFSAEQARARREERGIWAGEFEKPSEWRREHRAADLETPAAGFLTVIRHLLGWDHG
- a CDS encoding uracil-DNA glycosylase family protein; this translates as MAEAERSQWLLNDRLDGLRGEIARCRLCRDAPLKGMADRLPHEPRPVVVISTKAKILIAGQAPGLRVHETGIPFNDASGDRLRQWLDVDRETFYDPDRFAVVPMGFCFPGYDDKGGDLPPRRECAPLWRERVMTAMPQVELILAIGQYAQAFHLGERRHKTMTETVQNWRSYLHANSGPGILPLPHPSWRNTGWLKKNPWFTYELLPVLRQHVEMRV
- a CDS encoding Lrp/AsnC family transcriptional regulator, whose amino-acid sequence is MDRLDRKILRILQEDSTLAVADLAKKVGLSTTPCWRRIQKMEEDGVIRRRVALLDPVKVNTKVTVFVSIRTASHSIEWLKRFSEVVSEFPEVVEFYRMSGDVDYLLRVVVPDIAAYDAFYKRMIAKIEIRDVSSAFAMEQIKYTTELPLDYMLLDNPKSGEE
- a CDS encoding aliphatic sulfonate ABC transporter substrate-binding protein, whose product is MITRRGTLGLLAGATGAVFLPHIRRASAATTTLRIGWQKNGVIALAKSQGALEALLKDRGIEVKWSEFSSGPPLLEALGAGALDIGPTGDVPPLFAQAAGGNLRYVGTYKAAAGGSAILVQRDSPLKTLEDLKGKKVAFKRGSSAHNVTVKALRKAGLTLADITPVDLAPPDAAAAFRSGSIDAWSIWDPYFAVAEKEPTTRVLSTAEGIVDPWSYFLANGDFVEGNPDLVPLILKELASVGAKAQANIDATAKSLAAITGVPEDVTKVSLTRPGADLGRVSLVPDEAIAYQQALADEFYDLKIVPKKLKVTDIVWRPKAS